The following coding sequences are from one Photobacterium angustum window:
- a CDS encoding phosphocholine-specific phospholipase C: MVNDSRRSFIKKSAVVSAGAAAISTTPNVFASIEKALSIPANRKHGSIKDVEHVVILMQENRSFDHYFGTMPGVRGFADRFPLRQPNGDFVWNQHNPNPDEVSTFKKTLLPWYFNTSKNIGYEFFAGTPHLFNNAQYANAHGKMDQWLPNKTDRTMGYFTEKEVPFQFALANAFTLCDAYYCSTQTGTNPNRVVHWSGTNDAHAKKNGPVINNNHENFYTPDEIENGYKWTTYPERLQQAGISWRLVQNINNNYTDNPLAGFKTFRDAHHNNPSAPFYLNGIGTETQPSIETFRELYNSEEGLPKVTWIVTENDLSEHPGCSTPTLGAAYTSEVLDILTSDPSTWAKTVFIVNFDENDGLFDHMPPPSVPHKTPDNKVYGKSNISTHNEYYYDTDYSKTEENVDNFVSNASHGLGPRVPCYVISPWSIGGNINSQVFDHTSVLRFLEKVTGVEEPNISTWRREICGDLTSCFDFEKRNDAIDIPQGKSESEAHQLKAAAEKEHEKHSTKPGHEREYGYDESGKRTKPQMSLVGLPVVTQNGSRPSCQLPYGPKVDIHFKPDAVMFEFANQGKQGIVYQTYNYLAHNEPQQNKFLAPENSPYDMTMPRQYSVASKGANNLEPTISDKWTFGDHRDFDLMTFGPNGFIRRVKGFTSEHREMPIVSIDHRETRAGHANPHLSIKIQNRSKQTQVITLTDNIYGKDPVELQIKAGKVEHIAYKACKHCWYDLSITADNCKYFSLQAAGRIEMNHKHNFKAVTDPEMGNFSRDNDLSSLMS; the protein is encoded by the coding sequence TAGTACAACCCCAAATGTGTTTGCAAGTATTGAAAAGGCACTTTCAATTCCTGCAAACCGCAAGCATGGCAGTATCAAAGATGTTGAGCATGTCGTTATTTTAATGCAAGAAAACCGTTCCTTTGATCATTACTTTGGCACAATGCCGGGGGTTCGAGGCTTCGCTGACCGTTTTCCATTAAGACAACCTAACGGTGATTTTGTTTGGAATCAGCACAACCCAAATCCAGATGAAGTAAGTACTTTCAAAAAGACCTTATTACCTTGGTATTTTAATACTAGCAAAAATATCGGATACGAATTTTTTGCAGGTACTCCTCATCTGTTTAATAATGCACAATATGCCAATGCACACGGTAAAATGGACCAATGGCTACCGAATAAAACCGATAGGACGATGGGATATTTCACTGAAAAAGAGGTCCCTTTTCAGTTTGCTCTCGCTAACGCTTTTACCTTATGTGATGCATACTATTGCTCAACACAAACAGGCACTAATCCTAATCGTGTTGTCCATTGGTCAGGTACAAATGATGCTCACGCAAAGAAAAATGGCCCTGTCATCAATAATAATCATGAAAATTTTTATACACCAGATGAAATAGAAAACGGATATAAATGGACAACCTATCCTGAACGATTACAACAAGCAGGTATATCGTGGCGTCTAGTGCAGAATATTAACAATAACTACACAGATAACCCGCTTGCTGGTTTTAAAACCTTTAGAGATGCACACCATAATAATCCATCAGCACCTTTCTATTTAAATGGTATCGGAACAGAAACACAACCTTCCATCGAAACATTCCGAGAGCTTTATAATAGTGAGGAAGGTTTACCCAAGGTCACTTGGATTGTTACTGAAAATGATTTGTCTGAGCATCCAGGTTGTTCAACTCCAACCTTAGGTGCTGCTTACACATCTGAAGTCTTAGATATACTCACTTCAGATCCTAGTACTTGGGCTAAAACGGTGTTTATTGTTAATTTCGATGAGAATGATGGCTTATTTGACCATATGCCACCACCGTCTGTTCCTCACAAAACACCAGATAACAAGGTATACGGTAAGTCGAACATCAGTACCCATAATGAGTATTATTATGATACCGATTATTCAAAAACTGAGGAAAATGTTGATAATTTTGTAAGCAATGCTTCACATGGATTAGGACCACGTGTCCCTTGTTATGTTATTTCACCGTGGAGTATTGGGGGGAATATTAACTCACAGGTGTTTGATCATACCTCAGTTTTACGCTTCTTAGAGAAAGTAACAGGCGTTGAAGAGCCGAATATTTCCACTTGGCGACGTGAAATTTGTGGCGACCTCACCTCTTGTTTTGACTTTGAAAAGCGTAATGACGCGATTGATATTCCACAGGGTAAATCAGAATCTGAAGCCCATCAGTTAAAAGCAGCAGCAGAAAAAGAACATGAGAAACATTCGACTAAACCTGGACATGAGCGTGAGTACGGTTACGATGAGTCTGGAAAAAGAACGAAGCCACAAATGAGTTTAGTTGGTTTACCTGTTGTTACACAAAACGGTTCTCGCCCATCTTGCCAACTTCCATATGGACCGAAAGTAGATATTCATTTTAAACCTGATGCCGTAATGTTTGAATTCGCTAACCAAGGTAAACAAGGCATCGTATATCAAACCTATAACTACCTTGCACATAATGAGCCCCAGCAAAACAAATTTCTCGCACCTGAAAATAGCCCATATGATATGACCATGCCGCGTCAATACAGTGTAGCGTCTAAAGGGGCTAATAACCTTGAGCCTACAATTTCAGATAAGTGGACATTTGGTGATCACAGAGACTTTGATTTAATGACCTTTGGTCCCAATGGGTTCATTCGTAGAGTTAAAGGTTTTACATCTGAGCATAGGGAGATGCCAATTGTTTCAATCGATCACAGAGAGACAAGAGCAGGTCATGCTAACCCTCATCTATCGATTAAAATTCAAAATCGCTCTAAACAAACTCAAGTGATCACACTAACAGATAATATTTACGGTAAAGATCCTGTGGAGCTTCAGATCAAGGCTGGAAAAGTAGAGCATATTGCTTATAAAGCCTGTAAACACTGTTGGTATGATTTATCAATAACAGCAGATAATTGTAAATATTTTTCACTACAAGCCGCAGGACGTATTGAGATGAATCACAAACACAACTTTAAAGCTGTGACAGATCCTGAGATGGGTAACTTTTCTCGCGATAACGATTTAAGTAGCTTAATGAGTTAA
- the speG gene encoding spermidine N1-acetyltransferase, translating into MSNVIRLRALERTDLRFIHQLNNNRTIMAYWFEEPYESFAELEELYRKHIHDSTERRFIVENEDEESIGLVELVEINNIHRTAEFQIIIAPDFQGNGYARTLINRALNYAFTILNLHKVYLHVAVENEKAIHLYEECGFLEEGHLVKEIFINGKYCDIKRMYILQDEYFLSRNK; encoded by the coding sequence ATGAGTAATGTTATTCGTCTACGTGCACTAGAGCGTACTGATCTTCGCTTTATTCATCAATTAAATAACAATCGCACGATTATGGCGTACTGGTTTGAAGAGCCTTATGAGTCGTTTGCAGAGCTCGAAGAGCTATATCGTAAACACATTCATGATAGTACTGAGCGTCGCTTTATTGTTGAAAATGAAGATGAAGAGTCAATTGGTCTTGTTGAGCTGGTGGAAATTAACAATATTCACCGTACAGCGGAATTTCAGATTATTATTGCCCCTGATTTTCAGGGTAATGGTTACGCGCGTACTTTAATTAACCGTGCACTAAACTATGCGTTTACGATTCTTAACCTGCATAAAGTATATTTGCATGTGGCAGTTGAGAATGAAAAAGCAATCCATCTGTATGAAGAGTGTGGTTTCTTAGAAGAAGGCCATTTAGTGAAAGAAATCTTCATTAATGGTAAGTATTGCGACATTAAGCGAATGTATATCTTACAAGATGAATATTTCTTGAGCCGTAATAAGTAA
- a CDS encoding LysR family transcriptional regulator: protein MANNKLFDGITVFVQVVKCGGFGAAAEVTGHSNSYVSKEIAKLESRLGVRLLNRTTRSIALTPEGKTYYQECVQLISDAEQAVAEITQSTVEPKGTLKVSCPVWFGKHYLADVFTTYLSRFPEVTLDLDMSDKPIDVIADGYDLVIRATAKLDDSSLICKRIYSSRICTVASKQYLKDYGYPQHPSELSAHSCFCYTNLKKFNMWEYLDKAGNKTLVEVQQRVLSNNTEMSLELVKNGLGIIRIPEFYIETQLQSGELTLLFNDYIFPEIDVYALYPTRKHVASKVSCFLELIAEIVTPL, encoded by the coding sequence ATGGCTAATAATAAATTGTTTGATGGCATCACTGTGTTTGTCCAAGTTGTGAAGTGCGGTGGCTTTGGCGCAGCTGCCGAAGTTACAGGACACTCTAATTCTTATGTAAGTAAAGAAATCGCCAAACTTGAAAGCCGATTGGGGGTTCGACTACTTAATCGCACCACAAGGAGCATTGCTTTAACTCCTGAAGGGAAGACTTATTATCAAGAGTGTGTACAACTTATTAGTGATGCAGAGCAAGCCGTTGCGGAAATAACACAAAGTACCGTTGAGCCAAAAGGAACGTTAAAAGTTAGTTGTCCAGTTTGGTTTGGTAAACATTATTTAGCCGATGTTTTCACAACATATTTATCTCGATTCCCTGAAGTAACGCTTGATCTAGATATGAGTGATAAGCCTATTGATGTGATTGCCGACGGTTATGATTTAGTTATTCGCGCTACTGCTAAATTAGATGACTCGAGTTTAATTTGTAAGCGTATTTATAGCAGCAGAATTTGCACAGTGGCATCAAAACAGTACTTAAAAGACTATGGCTACCCTCAACATCCCTCAGAGTTATCCGCTCATAGCTGCTTTTGCTACACAAATTTGAAAAAATTCAATATGTGGGAATACCTAGATAAAGCAGGAAACAAAACACTAGTCGAGGTACAGCAGCGCGTATTGAGCAATAATACGGAAATGTCACTAGAACTGGTTAAAAATGGATTGGGTATTATCCGTATACCTGAATTTTATATTGAGACACAACTACAATCAGGTGAGTTAACGTTATTATTTAATGATTACATATTCCCTGAAATTGACGTTTATGCCCTTTACCCAACACGTAAACATGTTGCATCGAAAGTAAGTTGTTTCCTTGAGTTAATCGCAGAAATAGTAACGCCACTTTAG
- a CDS encoding NADPH-dependent FMN reductase, with the protein MKLLAFAASNSQHSINRALVTYAASQANTDDVEILDLNDFEMAIYSIDRENNSGIPEQAQILFDKIGQADAILISFAEYNGSYTSAYKNVFDWTSRIDQKVFQGKPAIMLATSPGPGGAASVLNSAVTSAPYFAAEVVGSLSIPSFYQNFDLEKNKLINDDLNQQLVTLVNKLGH; encoded by the coding sequence ATGAAACTACTTGCTTTTGCGGCATCGAACAGCCAACACTCTATCAACCGTGCATTAGTGACTTATGCAGCATCACAAGCTAATACCGATGACGTTGAAATTTTAGATCTTAATGATTTTGAGATGGCGATTTACAGTATTGATCGTGAAAATAATTCAGGCATTCCAGAACAAGCACAAATCTTATTCGATAAGATTGGCCAAGCGGATGCTATTTTAATTTCGTTTGCAGAATATAACGGTTCATATACGTCGGCTTATAAGAATGTTTTCGATTGGACTTCACGTATAGATCAAAAGGTTTTCCAAGGTAAACCAGCGATCATGCTAGCTACTTCTCCGGGTCCAGGTGGCGCTGCAAGTGTATTAAATAGTGCTGTTACGTCTGCACCTTATTTTGCCGCAGAGGTGGTAGGATCATTATCTATACCTAGTTTCTATCAAAACTTTGATTTAGAAAAAAACAAATTGATTAATGATGATTTAAACCAGCAATTAGTAACACTAGTTAATAAGTTAGGACATTAA
- a CDS encoding TOBE domain-containing protein has product MKLSARNQLKGIVTNIEVGAVNVEVTVEVAPSVALTSILTKKSCEYLGLAVGKEAVLVIKASSVMVATE; this is encoded by the coding sequence ATGAAACTAAGTGCAAGAAATCAGCTTAAGGGCATTGTCACCAATATTGAAGTTGGTGCTGTGAATGTTGAAGTGACTGTTGAAGTAGCGCCGAGTGTAGCGTTGACGTCTATTTTAACTAAGAAATCTTGTGAATATCTAGGGCTTGCTGTTGGAAAAGAAGCCGTGCTTGTTATTAAAGCATCAAGTGTGATGGTGGCAACTGAATAG
- a CDS encoding VanZ family protein: MPMLLRYIVKNWKIITFLILIVITILSLLPQPSLPQVPGTDKTHHFIAYSALIFAIGLKMPKNWYWLFIGCIAWSGAIELIQPYVNRYGEWLDLAANTGGLITGFILARICFKLFLSK, from the coding sequence ATGCCTATGTTGTTACGTTATATAGTAAAAAACTGGAAAATTATTACCTTCCTAATTTTAATCGTAATTACAATTTTATCACTATTACCTCAACCCAGCTTACCCCAAGTACCAGGAACAGATAAAACACACCACTTTATCGCCTATAGCGCATTAATTTTTGCTATTGGGCTGAAAATGCCTAAAAACTGGTATTGGCTATTTATCGGCTGTATTGCATGGAGCGGAGCAATTGAGTTAATCCAGCCTTATGTTAACCGTTATGGCGAATGGTTAGATTTAGCTGCAAATACTGGAGGGTTAATCACAGGGTTTATTCTGGCTCGTATTTGTTTCAAGCTATTTTTATCAAAATAA
- a CDS encoding potassium channel family protein, which translates to MNPEDKQFAVIGLGRFGMSLCEELSERGAQVLAIDLDETCVRKAADVATQAVVADCSNEATISELKLDDYDLVMVSIGEDVNASILTTLLLKEAGVKTVWVKAKDTPHSKILSKIGADKIIRPERDMGIRIARNMLDKRIFEFSELGSGISLAEVVVTAKNMGRKISEHPCGAHKETQVLALKRGPEVRKAPDPSTELQVGDILIITGPEKILTETLRKL; encoded by the coding sequence ATGAATCCTGAAGATAAACAATTTGCCGTTATTGGTCTTGGCAGATTTGGCATGTCACTTTGCGAAGAACTGAGCGAGCGCGGTGCTCAAGTACTTGCTATCGATCTTGATGAAACCTGTGTGCGTAAAGCGGCTGATGTCGCAACTCAAGCTGTTGTTGCCGATTGTTCAAATGAAGCCACCATTTCTGAGCTAAAATTGGATGATTATGATCTTGTTATGGTGTCAATTGGTGAAGATGTTAATGCCAGTATTCTTACTACCCTTCTTTTAAAAGAAGCGGGAGTTAAAACAGTTTGGGTTAAAGCAAAAGATACACCTCATAGCAAAATCTTATCTAAAATTGGCGCTGATAAGATCATCCGTCCAGAACGTGATATGGGGATTCGTATAGCTCGCAATATGTTAGATAAACGTATTTTTGAGTTCTCTGAACTAGGAAGTGGTATTTCACTCGCAGAAGTGGTTGTTACTGCAAAAAATATGGGACGTAAAATATCTGAACATCCATGTGGTGCCCATAAAGAAACCCAAGTATTAGCACTAAAACGTGGTCCTGAAGTACGTAAAGCTCCAGATCCAAGTACTGAGTTACAAGTTGGCGATATTTTAATTATCACAGGACCTGAAAAAATATTAACTGAGACTTTAAGAAAGCTATGA
- a CDS encoding TrkH family potassium uptake protein: MYVPIKTDNHKKRWSEPKIIIFSFLAILIPAAILLTLPAFSVSGLSFVDALFTATSAISVTGLGVVDTGSHFSISGKVLLMLLMQIGGLGQMTLSAVLLYMFGLRLSLRQQALTKEQLGQDKFTNIRRLVKHIIIFVLICELIGIFFLSLRWVPQMGWEQGLFFAVFHSISAFNNAGFSLFSDGLTRYVDDPLVIITISSLFILGGLGFTVISDIKRNAHRGFHFLSLHSKIMIIATPILLFVGTVMIWLLEHHNSHTLGPLNESGQWLAAFFQSATARTAGFNSVDIGKFTEPTMLVMMLLMLIGAGSTSTGGGIKVSTFVVAILATWSFLKQRDRVVLFKRTISNQTVTKSLAIIVVSGIVLTIAMFALMITEKAPFYEVMFETISAFATVGVTAGLTATLSEPGKYIMIVVMIIGRLGPLTLAYMLARPKPTLLKYPEDNVAAG; the protein is encoded by the coding sequence ATGTATGTCCCTATCAAAACTGACAACCATAAAAAAAGATGGTCTGAGCCTAAGATCATCATTTTTAGTTTTTTAGCCATTTTAATACCAGCAGCAATCCTGCTCACGTTACCTGCATTTTCAGTTTCAGGGCTTAGTTTTGTCGATGCTCTATTTACTGCAACTTCAGCAATCAGTGTAACGGGCTTAGGCGTAGTAGATACAGGCTCGCATTTTTCCATTAGTGGTAAAGTGTTATTAATGCTACTCATGCAAATTGGCGGTTTAGGACAAATGACATTGTCTGCCGTTTTACTTTACATGTTCGGCTTGCGGTTAAGTCTACGTCAACAAGCATTAACGAAAGAGCAATTAGGACAAGATAAATTCACAAATATTCGCCGCCTTGTAAAACACATCATCATCTTTGTGCTTATTTGTGAATTGATCGGTATATTTTTTCTGTCGCTACGCTGGGTACCTCAGATGGGTTGGGAGCAAGGTTTATTCTTTGCTGTCTTCCATTCGATTTCAGCCTTTAACAATGCGGGTTTTTCTTTATTCTCTGACGGCTTAACACGCTATGTTGATGATCCACTCGTTATTATTACGATTTCATCATTATTCATATTAGGTGGTTTAGGTTTTACTGTTATCTCTGATATCAAAAGAAATGCACATCGTGGGTTCCATTTTTTATCTTTGCATTCAAAAATAATGATAATAGCAACACCCATCCTATTATTTGTCGGTACCGTAATGATTTGGCTTTTAGAACACCATAATAGCCATACTCTAGGACCACTTAATGAATCAGGGCAATGGTTAGCAGCCTTTTTCCAATCAGCTACAGCACGTACAGCCGGTTTCAACAGTGTTGATATTGGTAAGTTTACCGAACCAACTATGTTGGTCATGATGCTATTGATGCTTATTGGTGCTGGTTCAACATCTACAGGTGGCGGTATTAAGGTATCAACCTTCGTCGTAGCCATTTTGGCAACATGGTCGTTCTTAAAGCAACGTGATCGTGTAGTGCTATTTAAGCGCACAATTTCAAACCAAACGGTGACGAAATCACTGGCCATCATTGTTGTTAGTGGCATTGTACTTACCATTGCAATGTTTGCCTTAATGATCACGGAAAAAGCACCATTCTATGAGGTAATGTTTGAAACCATTTCAGCATTTGCAACCGTAGGCGTTACTGCTGGTTTAACTGCAACCTTATCTGAACCAGGTAAATACATCATGATAGTAGTCATGATCATCGGTCGTTTAGGCCCATTAACCTTGGCATACATGTTAGCTCGTCCTAAACCAACCTTGCTTAAATACCCTGAAGATAACGTCGCTGCTGGCTAA
- a CDS encoding FAD-dependent oxidoreductase, whose product MHNSHFQPFWFSEALKKESDNTVTSLKHDIQTDVCIVGGGYTGLWTAIELKKQQPNLDIVIIDKGLCGSGASGRNGGCMLTWSTKYSSMKKLYGEEEAVKLVQASERAVYEIADFCKENNIDADLRLNGTLYTATNKAQQGAMKGVLEQLSKHEVNSWQEWQNDKVQQEAGSKLHCEGFYSPAAASVQPALLARGLKRVAENMGIKIYENTPMENISTEIPISITTPEGDIFTKKVVLALNAWMLEQFPQFKRNVVLVSSDMAITQPIPEKLNDMGLKDGKTVIDSRIFVHYYRSTSEGRLMLGKGGNYFSYGNKISKVFDSPSRYSKLLRRSFNKLFPNLEEEKFAATWTGASDRSTTGLPFFGQLDGNKDIVYGLGYSGNGVAQTWIGGQILSSLVLEQQNEWSQSGLVSGPKGSFPPEPIRWCGAMMVRNAIRRKECAEDNGKSPLWLDKQLAKFANAAGKADKA is encoded by the coding sequence ATGCATAATAGTCATTTCCAACCATTTTGGTTTTCAGAAGCATTAAAGAAAGAATCTGATAATACAGTTACCTCACTCAAACACGATATTCAAACGGATGTATGTATTGTTGGAGGTGGTTACACTGGTTTATGGACCGCTATTGAGCTAAAGAAACAGCAGCCGAATCTCGACATTGTGATTATAGATAAAGGCTTATGTGGTAGTGGTGCATCTGGTCGAAATGGGGGATGTATGCTGACATGGTCAACTAAATATTCCTCCATGAAGAAACTCTACGGTGAAGAGGAAGCGGTAAAACTAGTACAAGCATCTGAACGTGCTGTTTATGAAATAGCTGATTTTTGTAAAGAAAATAATATTGATGCTGATCTACGTCTTAATGGCACTTTATATACAGCAACAAATAAAGCGCAGCAAGGTGCAATGAAAGGTGTACTTGAACAACTATCTAAACATGAAGTGAATAGTTGGCAGGAGTGGCAAAATGATAAGGTCCAGCAAGAAGCTGGCTCAAAGCTACATTGTGAAGGGTTTTATTCACCCGCAGCGGCAAGCGTACAACCTGCGTTATTAGCGCGTGGGCTTAAGCGTGTTGCTGAAAACATGGGGATTAAAATTTATGAAAATACCCCTATGGAAAATATCAGCACAGAAATTCCAATTTCAATCACGACACCAGAAGGCGATATTTTTACCAAAAAAGTTGTACTCGCGTTAAATGCATGGATGCTAGAACAATTTCCGCAGTTCAAACGAAATGTTGTTTTAGTTAGCTCTGATATGGCGATCACTCAACCAATTCCTGAAAAGCTTAATGATATGGGATTAAAAGATGGTAAAACCGTTATCGATTCACGTATTTTTGTGCACTATTATCGCTCGACGTCCGAAGGGCGTTTAATGCTGGGCAAAGGAGGGAATTATTTCTCCTATGGTAATAAAATCAGCAAAGTATTTGATTCACCGAGTCGTTATAGCAAGCTGTTGCGACGATCATTTAATAAGCTTTTTCCAAACCTTGAAGAAGAAAAATTTGCTGCGACATGGACTGGCGCATCGGATCGTTCAACGACGGGCTTACCATTTTTCGGCCAATTAGATGGCAATAAAGATATTGTGTATGGTTTAGGCTATTCGGGAAATGGAGTGGCACAAACTTGGATTGGTGGGCAAATATTATCTTCATTAGTACTCGAACAACAGAATGAGTGGAGCCAAAGTGGTCTTGTATCAGGGCCTAAAGGTAGTTTTCCTCCTGAGCCAATTCGATGGTGTGGTGCGATGATGGTGCGTAATGCAATTCGTCGAAAAGAGTGCGCCGAAGATAATGGTAAATCGCCTCTTTGGTTAGATAAGCAATTAGCAAAATTTGCTAATGCGGCTGGTAAAGCTGATAAGGCTTGA
- the phnX gene encoding phosphonoacetaldehyde hydrolase, translated as MKQIKGVIFDLAGTVVDFGSFAPTTIFVEAFRRGFDFDISLQEARVPMGLGKWDHIKVVGELPDVSGRWYAQFGRKMEESDIDAIYETFMPLQIAKVGEHADLIPGTESVVAVLREQDIKIGACTGYPRAVLDALLPSLNANGFVPDCVVATDDLAVGGRPAAFMALKNMLELGLGDVSTCIKVDDSVPGISEGLNAGMWTVALLLSGNEAGLTQEQFESADIDTLNAAREKAQKAFSHSGAHYQIDTIADLPKVVADINLRLARGERP; from the coding sequence ATGAAACAGATTAAGGGTGTAATTTTTGATTTAGCTGGAACCGTAGTCGATTTTGGTTCATTTGCACCAACCACTATCTTTGTAGAAGCATTTCGACGTGGTTTTGACTTTGATATTTCATTACAAGAAGCTCGTGTACCAATGGGGCTAGGTAAGTGGGATCACATTAAGGTTGTGGGTGAGTTACCAGACGTTTCAGGGCGCTGGTACGCACAGTTTGGTCGTAAAATGGAAGAATCAGACATTGATGCGATTTATGAAACGTTTATGCCATTACAAATTGCAAAAGTTGGTGAACATGCTGATTTAATTCCAGGCACAGAAAGTGTTGTGGCTGTGTTACGTGAGCAAGATATTAAAATAGGTGCATGTACTGGTTATCCTCGCGCAGTGCTAGACGCCTTACTGCCTTCTTTAAATGCTAATGGTTTTGTACCTGACTGCGTTGTTGCCACTGATGATCTAGCCGTAGGTGGTCGTCCTGCAGCCTTTATGGCATTAAAAAACATGCTAGAACTAGGACTTGGCGATGTTTCAACGTGTATTAAAGTGGATGACTCTGTTCCTGGTATTAGTGAAGGGTTAAATGCAGGGATGTGGACTGTGGCGTTATTATTATCTGGTAACGAGGCAGGTCTTACTCAAGAGCAATTTGAATCTGCAGATATTGACACTTTAAACGCTGCACGTGAAAAAGCGCAGAAAGCATTTAGTCATTCTGGTGCTCACTATCAAATTGATACCATAGCAGATTTACCTAAAGTTGTGGCTGATATTAACCTTCGTCTTGCAAGGGGTGAAAGGCCCTAA
- a CDS encoding aspartate aminotransferase family protein: MSMTAEKNLHLRCEGDTNTTEARTKWYRKLNSPQTEAMLAQDSEYFLHQSMSTPCMNALAAADGIYIEDISGKRYMDFHGNNVHQLGYGHPKVLASIQQQLTELPFAPRRFTHQAAIDCAKKLTEIAGGELDRVLFAPGGTSVVGMALKLARIVTGNAKVISLWDSFHGASLDAISVGGEACFRQGMGPLMAGVERIPPPITYRGAFPREDNSDLHYADYLEYVIEKEGGVGAFIAEGLRNTDVQVPSKAYWQRVREICDKHNVLLIIDDIPNGMGRTGHWFSYQAFGIEPDILCIGKGLGGGVVPFAALITKDKYNQAADISLGHYTHEKSPIGCAAALATIDVIESEKLLDKVKQDQDYVSERLSQMQKSYPVIGDIRGLGLLWGIELVTDRLTKSRAYDAAEQVLYRCLELGLSFKVSQGNVLQLSPPLIIKREDLAHALDIVEQAISEIIIN, encoded by the coding sequence ATGAGTATGACTGCTGAAAAAAATCTACATCTGCGTTGTGAGGGGGATACCAATACTACTGAGGCTCGAACAAAGTGGTATCGAAAATTAAACTCACCGCAAACCGAAGCAATGTTAGCGCAAGACAGCGAGTACTTTTTACATCAATCCATGTCCACACCTTGTATGAATGCGTTAGCAGCAGCCGATGGTATTTATATAGAAGATATTAGTGGTAAACGTTATATGGATTTTCATGGTAATAACGTTCACCAGCTGGGGTATGGTCACCCTAAAGTGTTAGCAAGCATTCAACAACAATTGACTGAATTGCCTTTTGCTCCGCGACGTTTTACTCATCAAGCTGCGATTGATTGTGCAAAGAAACTAACAGAAATCGCTGGTGGAGAACTCGATCGCGTGCTGTTTGCTCCCGGTGGAACATCCGTGGTTGGTATGGCATTGAAATTAGCCCGTATTGTTACGGGTAATGCAAAAGTGATTTCGTTGTGGGATTCATTTCATGGCGCGTCTTTAGATGCCATATCAGTAGGTGGTGAAGCGTGTTTTCGGCAGGGGATGGGACCATTAATGGCTGGCGTCGAGCGTATTCCACCACCGATTACCTATCGTGGCGCTTTTCCACGTGAAGATAATAGCGATTTACATTACGCCGACTACCTTGAATATGTCATTGAAAAAGAGGGCGGTGTAGGAGCATTTATCGCAGAAGGGTTACGCAATACTGATGTACAAGTGCCTTCAAAAGCCTACTGGCAACGGGTACGTGAAATATGTGACAAACACAATGTTTTGCTGATCATTGATGATATTCCAAATGGTATGGGAAGAACTGGTCACTGGTTTAGCTATCAAGCTTTTGGAATTGAACCTGATATTTTATGTATAGGCAAAGGCTTAGGTGGTGGTGTTGTGCCATTTGCAGCTTTAATTACGAAAGATAAATATAACCAAGCTGCTGATATTTCATTGGGTCACTACACCCATGAGAAAAGCCCGATAGGTTGTGCCGCCGCGCTTGCGACCATTGATGTCATCGAATCTGAAAAGCTATTAGATAAAGTAAAGCAAGACCAAGACTATGTATCTGAACGTTTATCTCAAATGCAAAAATCTTATCCCGTCATTGGCGATATAAGAGGGTTAGGGTTGTTATGGGGGATTGAACTTGTCACCGATCGCCTCACTAAAAGCCGTGCCTATGATGCTGCTGAACAAGTGCTATATCGATGCTTAGAGCTAGGTTTAAGTTTTAAAGTCTCGCAAGGTAACGTACTGCAATTAAGCCCCCCACTGATTATCAAGCGTGAAGATCTTGCTCATGCATTAGATATTGTTGAGCAAGCTATTAGCGAAATCATTATTAACTGA